A portion of the Krasilnikovia cinnamomea genome contains these proteins:
- a CDS encoding condensation domain-containing protein, whose product MTNLTRAQQRIWYQDQLAGPTRASHVAVLLRLHGDLDEAALCRAFGDVTSRYDVLRSRYPAVGGHPYRDVMAPEDAPVVTLVDCAERELAAALDAAGRRPFDLTAAAPVRAVLFRIDPPRISADGPRAASPDRWALLLVAHRIVWDGAGLTALVGELGTAYAARRDGAAPVWPVVAAPPRRGGGTEETDGLRYWREELAALPVGLPLPYDRAHPPVASNRGESVPLDLCPVARERLAELVRTGRARPATIGHAALAALLTRLGAGTDIPIGTTVSDPAPARPFAAPATTVLLRVDTSGDPSFHDLLTRVRATELAAHAHRHAPLDRLVDRLGAGRLPHSPPPVQVMVVTAEAPVRLSLPNLEVRAQRLDPEVTDCDLTVVLTPADVGAGPAGRLRYATDVFDRATAASLADRLVGLLDAMAAEPDAGLGAVEVGTTGCGSPACRTLPGGTGIGVRG is encoded by the coding sequence GTGACCAACCTGACCCGCGCTCAGCAGCGCATCTGGTATCAGGACCAGCTGGCGGGTCCCACCCGGGCGTCGCACGTGGCCGTGCTGCTGCGGCTGCACGGCGACCTCGACGAAGCCGCCCTCTGCCGGGCGTTCGGCGACGTCACGTCCCGCTACGACGTGCTGCGCAGCCGGTACCCGGCCGTCGGTGGTCACCCGTACCGGGATGTCATGGCGCCGGAAGACGCGCCGGTGGTGACGCTGGTGGACTGCGCCGAGCGGGAGTTGGCGGCCGCGTTGGACGCCGCCGGCCGCCGGCCGTTCGACCTGACCGCCGCGGCGCCGGTCCGGGCGGTCCTGTTCCGGATCGACCCGCCGAGGATCAGCGCAGACGGGCCCCGAGCGGCGTCACCGGACCGGTGGGCGCTGCTGCTGGTGGCACACCGCATCGTCTGGGACGGCGCCGGCCTGACCGCGTTGGTCGGTGAGCTCGGCACCGCCTACGCGGCCCGGCGCGACGGCGCCGCCCCGGTGTGGCCGGTCGTCGCCGCCCCGCCCCGGCGCGGCGGCGGCACGGAGGAGACCGACGGGCTCCGGTATTGGCGCGAGGAGCTGGCCGCGCTGCCGGTCGGGCTGCCCCTTCCGTACGACCGGGCCCACCCGCCGGTCGCCAGCAATCGGGGCGAATCGGTGCCGCTGGACCTGTGTCCGGTGGCCCGCGAGCGCCTGGCCGAGCTGGTCCGGACGGGTCGGGCCCGGCCCGCCACGATCGGGCATGCGGCCCTCGCCGCGCTGCTCACCCGGCTCGGCGCGGGCACCGACATCCCGATCGGCACCACCGTGTCGGACCCTGCCCCCGCGCGGCCCTTCGCCGCGCCGGCGACCACGGTGCTGCTGCGCGTGGACACGTCGGGCGACCCGAGCTTCCACGACCTGCTGACCCGGGTACGGGCCACGGAGCTCGCCGCCCACGCGCACCGTCATGCGCCGCTCGACCGGCTGGTCGACCGGCTGGGCGCGGGTCGGCTGCCGCACTCACCGCCGCCGGTGCAGGTGATGGTGGTGACCGCCGAGGCGCCCGTCCGGCTGAGCCTGCCCAACCTGGAGGTGCGGGCACAGCGGCTCGACCCGGAGGTCACGGACTGCGACCTCACCGTGGTGCTCACCCCCGCCGACGTCGGCGCCGGTCCCGCCGGCCGGCTGCGGTACGCCACCGACGTCTTCGATCGGGCCACCGCCGCCAGCCTCGCGGACCGGCTGGTCGGGCTGCTGGACGCGATGGCGGCCGAGCCGGACGCCGGCCTGGGCGCCGTCGAGGTGGGGACGACGGGCTGCGGAAGTCCGGCGTGTCGCACCCTGCCGGGCGGGACCGGCATCGGTGTCCGAGGGTAA